A window of the Butyricimonas faecalis genome harbors these coding sequences:
- a CDS encoding outer membrane beta-barrel family protein, producing MKSLISIFFLLFPCILWGQQSNRIKGSLVDTCHNPVKDASIVLMNQADSSQITWIVCKEHMFELKYKDTGKPLLLHVSAIGYAGKYIKIDPTHLDLGEIVMKPWTLNIDEVTVSVKKPIVHKVERGRDQYMIPEWMGMQAYDLSSLLALVPGLILKNDDIEIAGIGKPVYILNGLNPQMGELESLNPRDIEKVTIARMPSGKFGPTAVGIIYIETKKQWFDYMRVRLKNQFKYTNVTNNESSLSCNYKKNKLSHYVGYSFSYEPLKYDLRYGYETIIPEEDIHYNMSTSTDMYEKNKKHRFIYSTKYQINTSSFVDLQYYFSMENILANNLVYTAFFNEDQPDLSSRTLTDMKGHQHLANIRYDNMFDERKRLTFSIGCLLIDDKRDEELKEEVQQPESTHMAYRQAYKNKVLSSSLDYTHAFGELEIETGVSYGKLWTWSKMDYDTGENTPESTSRNESATVYLNLDHAIGKFHYQIGLRGEYEYRHEENENYKKKHSFYFLPSAGMSYRVDDDLNFMLYYYRTTTQPSVKELNTNVSYMNKYVYFTGNPLLKPTVSHSFMTRWVFPYHLSLTCNYSYNKNGIFQLTVNDKDDPNILVNTYENLKKSQGLSLTLAWDRTFRFYYLNLNAGYFQSFAKVPFVDQKVKYSKPGYSFYAMNSITLYEDIKLNIIGNYTTACESVTSYSEEAYSATVQLQMLLLKKRLNVLIAGNSLLNSGAQYQESRYKHTLSIDNSNFHPRGITIGVTYNFNNYIDKEKREESEIIKRAL from the coding sequence ATGAAATCACTCATATCAATATTTTTTCTGTTATTCCCTTGTATTCTATGGGGACAACAATCCAATCGGATAAAAGGTAGTCTGGTAGATACCTGTCATAATCCAGTGAAGGATGCTTCAATCGTATTAATGAATCAAGCTGATTCCTCGCAGATCACATGGATAGTATGTAAAGAGCACATGTTTGAATTGAAATACAAAGATACGGGAAAACCACTGCTGCTCCACGTGTCGGCTATTGGTTACGCGGGCAAATACATCAAGATAGATCCCACTCACCTCGACTTAGGCGAAATCGTGATGAAACCTTGGACTCTGAACATTGACGAGGTGACAGTTTCTGTAAAAAAGCCCATCGTTCATAAAGTGGAACGCGGCAGGGATCAATACATGATTCCCGAATGGATGGGGATGCAAGCTTATGACTTATCCTCGTTACTGGCACTTGTTCCAGGACTTATATTAAAAAATGATGACATCGAAATAGCCGGTATAGGTAAACCTGTTTACATTCTTAACGGATTGAATCCTCAGATGGGTGAGTTGGAAAGTTTAAATCCCAGAGATATCGAAAAAGTGACCATTGCCCGGATGCCTTCCGGCAAATTTGGACCGACTGCTGTTGGAATTATTTATATTGAAACGAAAAAACAGTGGTTTGACTATATGAGAGTCCGCTTGAAAAACCAATTTAAATACACGAATGTAACAAATAACGAATCATCACTATCTTGCAATTACAAGAAAAACAAACTATCCCATTATGTCGGCTACAGTTTTAGTTACGAACCATTAAAATATGATTTACGTTATGGCTATGAAACAATCATCCCGGAAGAAGATATTCATTACAATATGTCTACTTCAACAGACATGTATGAGAAAAACAAAAAACATCGTTTTATATACAGCACGAAATACCAAATTAATACTAGCAGTTTTGTCGATTTACAATATTATTTTAGCATGGAAAATATATTAGCTAATAATTTGGTTTATACTGCTTTTTTCAATGAAGATCAACCTGACCTTTCAAGTCGTACTCTTACAGATATGAAAGGCCATCAACATTTGGCTAACATCAGATATGATAATATGTTTGACGAAAGAAAACGATTGACTTTTTCCATCGGTTGCTTGTTAATCGACGATAAACGGGATGAAGAACTTAAGGAAGAAGTACAACAACCAGAAAGTACTCACATGGCCTATCGCCAAGCTTACAAGAACAAGGTGTTGAGTTCTTCCTTGGATTACACGCATGCTTTCGGAGAATTAGAAATCGAGACAGGAGTATCCTACGGTAAACTTTGGACCTGGAGTAAAATGGACTATGATACCGGAGAAAACACGCCAGAAAGCACGAGCCGCAACGAAAGTGCGACAGTCTATCTAAATCTCGACCATGCTATCGGTAAATTTCATTACCAAATCGGGTTACGAGGCGAGTACGAATACCGACACGAGGAAAACGAAAACTACAAGAAAAAGCATTCATTTTATTTTTTGCCCTCTGCGGGAATGTCATATCGAGTCGATGATGACTTGAACTTCATGCTGTATTATTATAGAACGACCACACAGCCAAGCGTAAAAGAATTAAACACGAACGTGTCATACATGAATAAATACGTCTACTTCACGGGGAACCCGTTATTAAAACCGACCGTGTCTCATTCCTTCATGACCCGCTGGGTCTTTCCTTACCATTTATCACTTACCTGCAATTATTCCTACAATAAAAACGGTATTTTCCAACTCACTGTAAACGATAAAGACGACCCGAATATCCTTGTTAATACTTACGAGAATCTAAAGAAATCGCAAGGGTTAAGTCTGACCCTCGCCTGGGACCGGACGTTCCGGTTTTATTATCTCAACTTGAATGCCGGTTATTTTCAATCGTTTGCCAAAGTACCGTTTGTGGATCAAAAAGTCAAGTACAGTAAACCGGGGTATTCGTTCTACGCGATGAATTCTATTACCCTGTACGAGGATATCAAATTAAACATCATAGGTAATTACACTACCGCTTGTGAGTCTGTCACAAGTTATTCGGAAGAAGCTTATTCTGCAACCGTTCAACTTCAAATGTTGTTATTGAAGAAGCGATTGAACGTGTTGATAGCAGGGAATAGCCTGCTAAACTCTGGTGCCCAATATCAAGAGAGTAGATATAAACACACGCTATCCATTGATAACAGCAACTTTCACCCTCGCGGTATTACAATCGGAGTCACCTACAATTTTAACAACTATATAGATAAGGAAAAAAGGGAAGAATCGGAAATAATCAAAAGAGCATTATAA
- a CDS encoding peptidase domain-containing ABC transporter, with the protein MTTRRIPSVLQHDAMDCGVACISMICEWYGIYAPIPDLKKSCVPTKEGVSLKRISTTLEELGFNVVGGRATTKLLVEKAVLPVILHWSQNHFVVLFKITNKHRKYVFHVSDPAVGVITYTQEEFEKKWISTRTHDEDKGIALFIYNNQNVWGKQSFQKSTKKYRPAVVQLMPYFGRYKYFFLLLVCGYIIISLLQLILPYLTQSIVDVGIANKDLSIITLILIAQLMLLIGATSVRMVNNWITLHISTRVSISLISDFLIRLVKSPMEFFDHKKIGDTVQRIGDHDRIENFITTQSLSLLYSIITLVVFSIVMLTYNVKIFIVFLAFSTVYFVWLLIFMKKRKVLDYKFFGISSASQGATYQLISGIQEAKLQNNTQEQRWKWEDIRVDLFDANIEQLKLSQKQQIGSTFINESKNIVITIIAASLVINGSITLGMMLAIQYIIGQLSVPVIQIANYIYNIQDVKISLERINEIKNQKDENADRHNSLNITDNSIKIKNLSFRYEGSSVDVLKNINLTVDNNETVAIVGSSGSGKTTLLKLILQYYLPQNGCIEMGGTDLRDVNVQSLWDRCGVVMQDGYIFSDTIAKNIATSTDEIDLSRLKYAADMARLSPFIESLPLKYNTIVGDDGRSLSSGQRQRLLIARAIYKNADFLFFDEATNALDATNEKFILQNINQFIHNKTALIIAHRLSTVKHADKIVVLEDGYVAESGTHDELISNKSYYYNLVKNQLELNN; encoded by the coding sequence ATGACGACGAGAAGGATTCCATCGGTTTTACAGCATGACGCCATGGATTGCGGGGTGGCTTGCATATCCATGATATGCGAGTGGTACGGCATTTACGCACCTATCCCCGATCTAAAAAAGAGTTGTGTGCCCACGAAAGAAGGTGTTTCACTGAAACGCATTTCCACCACGCTGGAAGAATTAGGATTCAATGTCGTGGGTGGTCGTGCTACCACTAAATTACTCGTTGAAAAAGCTGTTCTACCGGTGATTCTTCATTGGAGCCAAAACCATTTTGTCGTTCTCTTCAAAATTACCAACAAGCATAGGAAATACGTCTTTCATGTATCGGATCCCGCAGTTGGTGTAATAACGTACACGCAAGAAGAGTTCGAGAAAAAATGGATCAGTACCCGGACTCATGATGAAGATAAAGGGATCGCTCTATTCATCTATAACAACCAAAATGTATGGGGTAAACAATCATTCCAGAAATCAACAAAAAAATACAGGCCCGCAGTGGTACAACTGATGCCTTATTTCGGCAGGTACAAATATTTCTTCCTGCTGTTAGTATGCGGTTATATCATTATAAGCTTGCTTCAATTAATCCTGCCATACCTGACACAATCCATCGTAGACGTGGGTATTGCAAACAAAGACCTAAGTATTATCACACTCATACTTATCGCACAACTCATGCTGTTGATCGGGGCTACCTCCGTGAGGATGGTGAATAATTGGATAACCCTCCATATCAGCACGCGAGTGAGTATCTCGTTAATATCCGATTTTCTCATACGGCTGGTAAAATCACCCATGGAATTCTTTGATCACAAAAAAATAGGTGATACCGTGCAACGGATCGGAGACCACGACCGGATAGAAAATTTTATAACGACACAATCCCTATCTCTTCTTTATTCCATAATCACGTTGGTCGTGTTCAGCATCGTGATGCTTACCTACAACGTGAAGATATTCATTGTCTTTCTGGCGTTCAGTACCGTGTATTTCGTCTGGCTCCTGATTTTCATGAAAAAGAGGAAGGTACTGGATTACAAATTCTTCGGGATCAGTTCCGCAAGCCAAGGTGCTACATATCAATTAATCAGTGGCATACAAGAGGCAAAACTACAGAACAATACCCAGGAACAACGTTGGAAATGGGAGGATATACGCGTAGACCTGTTCGATGCCAATATCGAACAACTCAAACTGTCGCAAAAGCAACAAATAGGAAGTACATTCATAAATGAATCAAAAAATATAGTAATAACCATTATTGCCGCTTCACTAGTCATAAACGGAAGCATCACGTTAGGTATGATGCTGGCCATACAATACATTATCGGACAATTATCCGTACCCGTGATACAAATCGCAAATTATATCTATAATATTCAAGATGTCAAGATCAGCCTGGAACGTATCAACGAGATAAAAAATCAAAAAGATGAAAATGCAGACCGGCACAATTCACTAAACATCACCGATAATTCGATTAAAATAAAAAATCTTTCTTTCAGATATGAGGGCTCTAGCGTAGACGTGCTTAAAAACATAAACCTGACCGTTGACAACAATGAAACTGTCGCAATCGTGGGAAGTAGCGGGAGTGGTAAAACCACGTTATTAAAACTGATTCTTCAATATTACCTTCCTCAAAACGGGTGTATTGAAATGGGAGGTACTGATTTGCGGGATGTTAACGTTCAATCTCTCTGGGACCGGTGCGGGGTTGTCATGCAGGACGGGTACATTTTTTCAGACACGATAGCCAAGAATATTGCGACCTCCACGGATGAAATAGATCTTTCCCGGTTAAAATACGCGGCCGACATGGCAAGATTGTCCCCTTTTATCGAATCGCTACCCTTGAAATACAATACCATTGTAGGCGATGATGGACGAAGTCTTAGTAGCGGGCAAAGGCAAAGATTATTAATAGCCCGAGCTATTTACAAAAATGCAGATTTCCTTTTTTTTGACGAGGCGACTAACGCACTAGACGCAACGAATGAAAAATTCATTCTACAAAATATTAATCAATTCATTCATAATAAAACGGCTCTAATTATCGCCCACCGTCTTAGTACGGTAAAACATGCTGACAAAATTGTCGTGCTGGAAGACGGCTATGTTGCGGAATCCGGTACTCATGATGAACTAATTAGTAATAAAAGCTATTATTACAACCTCGTAAAAAATCAACTTGAATTGAATAATTAA
- a CDS encoding DsbA family protein has translation MCLMVQFILIVLFILSIIVLSGHNHTYKLTDLFSMTIVVLLTVTTYFSAKYILKTFISKKATVEQYRLFKFENLKHTLFLFEPLEPIEEVASVIYNKTAPDKITIIFRFDCTPCLYHLEEIIETIHAKMDIAIEFVFISWRTTLRKDLPMILHFTMLYLINPNKFLDELSQYISDYPQIDKYLSPTPEIDERAKTIIKSHVAWGAKNKINQTPTYLINNRMVNHHYKFNELVSILEANMIERKTNSLL, from the coding sequence ATGTGTTTGATGGTTCAATTCATACTGATTGTATTATTTATTTTGTCCATAATCGTTTTATCGGGACATAATCATACCTATAAGTTAACTGATTTATTCTCCATGACAATTGTCGTGTTATTGACTGTGACAACTTACTTCTCGGCAAAATATATATTGAAAACATTCATTAGCAAAAAAGCAACTGTTGAACAATATAGATTATTTAAATTCGAAAACTTGAAGCATACTCTTTTCCTATTCGAACCACTAGAGCCTATTGAAGAAGTGGCAAGTGTTATCTACAACAAAACAGCACCTGATAAAATTACCATCATATTTCGATTTGATTGTACACCTTGTTTATATCATTTAGAAGAGATTATTGAAACAATACATGCAAAAATGGATATAGCAATTGAATTTGTCTTCATTTCGTGGCGAACAACCCTGAGAAAAGATTTACCCATGATATTGCACTTCACAATGTTATATCTTATTAATCCCAATAAATTCCTTGATGAATTATCCCAATATATTTCAGACTATCCTCAAATTGATAAATATTTATCCCCCACCCCGGAGATTGACGAGCGAGCTAAAACCATAATTAAATCACACGTCGCCTGGGGTGCTAAAAACAAAATAAACCAGACACCAACTTATTTAATTAACAACAGAATGGTTAATCATCATTATAAGTTTAACGAATTGGTAAGTATTTTAGAGGCAAATATGATAGAACGAAAAACAAATTCCCTACTCTAG
- a CDS encoding OmpA family protein gives MINYFTIRIRLLVAILAATLPLSVAKADGNDKVKSNSQGWYVGIKGGVPFGFSTFSSFGHDKTRLGWAAGIYGGYRFNPIFSAELSAKYGKMSLSAHDCCVEQNYWLGSNGVLYKAGVLGMDSWEYSNLKSHVTLGEYGASVNVNLLGLFANTANSRWEVAVSPHISAVTTKADMQTIADGADVMKGSTNWHFGYGADLQVGYQLNSFLKVGVYSGWTGLTGSRMDGMPKHLHKNNFVWESGIRLGFNLSKKKKNKVIEVAPTPQTEIQQKEESPKENTIQPEPVSKAEAKVTTQDTVEQTKVTFPNIYFSFNSIDIRKSEEVKLNEILNTLKTNPEVKVTVTGWCDTQGDVAVNKRVSKQRAEAVKAWLVKKGIEASRIQTVGKGSDDTQNAENARRVETTDNRNQ, from the coding sequence ATGATAAATTATTTTACAATAAGGATTAGATTACTGGTCGCGATACTCGCTGCGACTCTTCCTCTTTCCGTCGCGAAAGCGGATGGTAACGATAAAGTGAAGTCAAATTCGCAAGGTTGGTATGTCGGCATCAAAGGCGGAGTGCCCTTCGGCTTCTCTACGTTTTCAAGTTTTGGACACGATAAAACACGTCTTGGTTGGGCTGCCGGTATATATGGAGGCTACCGTTTCAATCCGATATTCTCGGCAGAGCTGTCCGCCAAATATGGAAAGATGAGTTTGTCGGCACACGACTGCTGCGTGGAGCAAAACTATTGGTTGGGTTCCAATGGCGTATTATACAAGGCCGGAGTCTTGGGCATGGATAGTTGGGAATATTCCAATCTGAAAAGCCATGTCACCCTGGGAGAATATGGTGCCAGTGTGAATGTCAATCTCTTGGGATTATTCGCAAACACAGCCAATAGCCGTTGGGAAGTAGCCGTGTCCCCTCATATATCCGCGGTGACAACGAAAGCTGATATGCAGACCATAGCCGACGGTGCGGACGTGATGAAAGGCTCCACCAACTGGCATTTCGGTTACGGGGCAGATTTGCAGGTTGGCTACCAACTGAACTCATTTCTGAAAGTCGGTGTTTATTCCGGATGGACAGGTCTCACGGGAAGTCGAATGGATGGAATGCCCAAACATCTGCATAAGAATAACTTCGTTTGGGAAAGTGGTATCAGGTTAGGCTTCAATCTATCAAAAAAGAAAAAGAACAAGGTCATAGAGGTCGCTCCAACTCCACAAACCGAGATTCAACAAAAGGAGGAAAGTCCCAAGGAGAATACAATCCAACCGGAGCCCGTAAGCAAAGCGGAAGCGAAGGTCACGACACAAGACACGGTTGAGCAGACAAAGGTCACCTTCCCTAACATATATTTCTCATTCAACAGCATAGACATCAGAAAGAGTGAAGAAGTAAAGCTGAACGAAATTCTAAACACGTTGAAAACAAACCCGGAGGTAAAGGTTACGGTGACAGGTTGGTGTGATACCCAAGGCGACGTTGCTGTCAACAAACGTGTATCCAAACAGCGTGCAGAGGCGGTAAAGGCTTGGCTTGTGAAGAAAGGCATTGAAGCAAGTCGCATCCAGACCGTGGGTAAGGGAAGCGATGATACTCAAAACGCGGAAAATGCTCGCCGAGTGGAGACAACAGATAATCGTAATCAGTAA
- a CDS encoding FimB/Mfa2 family fimbrial subunit, translating to MKAKSKCNIWFWVLLCVPCLLTSCEHEVHDGKEEGGLSVSLTWQDKTDQGTEVKDVKLWLFNADDSLLVEEMHYGSAEEVANQRFQLPEGNYRILATINLTEPFFINEATRALADWNNIMIGLTHPKDVKENAYFGVTDVRIDTKEGNYVVQNPIKSVLAELTIIIENVPKGTEMSGKALDAAQCLFPTRKDGDGDYGLPGTDLVEVKLPTILATENTLQSEVIRLMPTTPISAASHIYLRLLLPNEVVQEYDITAPAMKAGGKYELRFKHNEMQPKMNLDATINNWKDLNKDEVEIK from the coding sequence ATGAAAGCAAAAAGTAAATGTAATATTTGGTTCTGGGTACTGCTATGCGTCCCATGCCTATTGACAAGTTGCGAGCATGAGGTCCATGATGGCAAGGAAGAGGGAGGATTGTCCGTGTCACTCACTTGGCAAGACAAGACCGACCAGGGTACGGAAGTAAAGGATGTGAAACTCTGGCTATTCAACGCCGACGATAGTTTGCTCGTGGAAGAGATGCATTATGGCAGTGCCGAAGAGGTGGCAAACCAACGTTTCCAACTCCCGGAAGGCAACTATCGTATCTTGGCAACAATCAACCTCACGGAGCCTTTCTTTATCAACGAGGCGACAAGGGCCTTGGCTGATTGGAACAATATCATGATCGGGCTGACCCATCCGAAGGATGTGAAGGAGAATGCCTATTTCGGAGTGACCGATGTGAGGATAGATACCAAGGAAGGGAACTACGTGGTACAGAATCCGATAAAGAGCGTGCTTGCCGAGCTGACCATCATTATCGAAAATGTACCGAAGGGAACGGAGATGAGTGGCAAGGCATTGGATGCAGCCCAATGCCTGTTCCCCACGCGGAAGGATGGCGACGGTGACTATGGCTTGCCGGGCACGGATCTCGTGGAAGTGAAACTCCCTACCATCTTGGCCACGGAGAACACCCTGCAATCGGAAGTCATTCGACTCATGCCGACAACGCCGATTAGTGCAGCTTCTCATATCTATCTCCGCCTTCTGCTCCCGAACGAGGTGGTGCAAGAGTATGACATCACCGCTCCCGCGATGAAGGCAGGAGGCAAGTATGAGTTACGGTTCAAGCACAACGAGATGCAGCCTAAGATGAATCTTGATGCAACCATCAATAATTGGAAAGACCTCAACAAAGACGAAGTAGAAATAAAATAA
- a CDS encoding fimbrillin family protein, protein MKKIVTFFALALLAGVMVSCNNENSPMAQDEKVAVQFTGGINVSTRAAGVAWADGDKIGIFMTAAKETLSANSIKEGVDNVAYETNGGISFSPISGGKTIYYPIDGDVDFYAYYPQTTVNDYKVALNVADQSKQEAIDFMYAKTTGCNKAIPQVELKFSHQLSWLVLNVQAGNGLTEDDLENLKVTIEDQNTTATFNLVDGTISDEGNPNNITMKTVEAGKVYEAILLPTTSKTRKIVFDLNTGYDAPFVWTMESDLKGGNRYNYTTVKLTRTSVDIMGTIESWNEVKNINENVAL, encoded by the coding sequence ATGAAAAAGATAGTAACGTTTTTCGCCCTTGCACTCTTGGCTGGTGTAATGGTATCATGTAACAACGAAAACTCGCCGATGGCACAGGATGAAAAGGTAGCCGTACAGTTTACTGGCGGCATTAACGTAAGCACTCGTGCTGCTGGAGTAGCTTGGGCTGATGGTGACAAGATTGGTATTTTCATGACAGCAGCGAAAGAGACCCTTTCTGCCAATAGTATCAAAGAAGGCGTTGACAATGTGGCTTACGAGACAAACGGAGGTATTTCTTTCTCACCGATTTCAGGTGGTAAGACCATTTACTACCCCATTGATGGAGACGTGGATTTCTATGCTTACTATCCACAAACTACAGTCAATGACTACAAGGTGGCACTCAATGTAGCTGACCAAAGCAAGCAGGAAGCTATCGACTTCATGTATGCCAAAACTACCGGGTGCAACAAAGCCATTCCACAAGTAGAATTGAAGTTCTCCCACCAGTTGAGTTGGTTAGTACTGAATGTTCAAGCCGGGAACGGTTTGACTGAAGATGATCTGGAAAATTTGAAGGTCACCATTGAAGACCAAAACACAACAGCTACATTCAATCTTGTTGATGGTACGATCTCGGATGAAGGAAATCCTAACAACATCACGATGAAGACGGTTGAGGCCGGTAAAGTATACGAGGCCATCCTGCTTCCAACAACATCGAAGACCAGAAAGATCGTGTTCGATCTTAACACTGGATATGACGCTCCTTTTGTTTGGACCATGGAGTCCGACCTTAAGGGAGGTAACAGATACAACTATACCACGGTGAAGCTGACGCGAACCAGCGTGGATATTATGGGTACCATCGAAAGTTGGAACGAGGTGAAGAATATCAATGAAAATGTCGCGTTATAA
- a CDS encoding fimbrillin family protein: MKAIKFLYIAATALLFAACANEDDGMGNRPVAATVRADIFNSVNTRATVNNTWTANEDAIGVYVTSTGYTKGDNVKYVVSDQAGNFTPADNPIYFADKDETSFSAYYPYCSSNDTRVNQDGTINWQGGVVKDGKCQWDFLFAHGATARQSSPIVHFSGNNAFKHCMAMVKFIIKAGDFVTPNETLLNGDFILDGVNNEGIVNPKTGEAIANATTKTKLSEPMNQSLADDITISFILLPQSLQSDSLSVSLKVSANGTTNTCSTPLTLPADGKFNGGNMYTYTLFVSNTKIEIENSSIIQWGKRDFGDLDVDVEP, translated from the coding sequence ATGAAGGCTATTAAATTCTTATACATCGCTGCAACAGCATTGCTGTTTGCAGCTTGCGCTAACGAGGACGATGGGATGGGCAACCGTCCCGTTGCCGCTACCGTACGAGCGGACATATTTAATAGTGTAAATACTCGTGCAACTGTAAATAATACATGGACTGCCAACGAAGATGCTATTGGCGTGTATGTTACCTCCACAGGTTACACGAAAGGGGATAACGTGAAATATGTAGTTTCCGACCAAGCAGGCAATTTCACACCTGCAGACAACCCCATTTATTTCGCCGATAAGGATGAAACCTCTTTTAGCGCATATTACCCTTATTGTAGCTCTAACGACACACGTGTAAACCAGGATGGGACAATAAATTGGCAAGGTGGTGTTGTGAAAGACGGAAAATGTCAATGGGATTTTCTTTTTGCCCATGGTGCAACTGCCCGGCAATCGTCTCCCATAGTACATTTTTCAGGTAACAACGCGTTCAAGCATTGCATGGCAATGGTAAAATTCATTATCAAAGCAGGCGATTTCGTTACCCCAAACGAGACTTTACTTAATGGTGATTTTATCTTGGACGGGGTGAACAACGAGGGAATCGTAAATCCGAAAACTGGCGAGGCTATAGCAAACGCTACAACAAAGACTAAACTATCAGAGCCGATGAATCAAAGTCTGGCTGACGACATAACGATCAGTTTCATTTTGCTTCCCCAGTCTTTGCAAAGCGATAGTTTGAGTGTAAGCCTCAAGGTATCAGCAAATGGCACGACAAATACCTGTTCAACACCTTTGACTTTACCCGCGGACGGTAAATTTAATGGTGGAAATATGTACACCTACACCCTTTTTGTTTCCAATACAAAGATAGAGATCGAAAATTCATCAATAATCCAATGGGGGAAGAGGGATTTTGGTGACTTAGATGTTGATGTAGAACCATAA
- a CDS encoding fimbrillin family protein, with translation MKKIRIISYAVIAFVTMSFAACTQNEDIAPTWGGQEIDVSFIVGGMQTRTNILDKGDHWEDGDSIRVQAFAGDSTGYALFTFSNSNGIGRWSRDRQFCWLDLNSNHTIWASYPCDCECFSFELPAEQETLKKLKKADYMNGSWQGDPYDNTTISIQMQHRMSIVTVDYEIGSSDFEGSPSPTKVEVLSKNYQVKFDTEGKITSLTGGDKWVTAHLHDGNKFSAIVTPGKYQANEVFMRITLNGKEYNVAIKIDTEFYEGYRHDFHLKMGKKKCDLVPVSEDNLSGWTTEEELK, from the coding sequence ATGAAGAAGATAAGAATAATTTCCTATGCGGTCATAGCTTTTGTAACCATGAGCTTTGCTGCATGTACGCAAAATGAAGATATAGCTCCAACTTGGGGTGGACAAGAAATCGACGTATCCTTCATTGTTGGAGGCATGCAAACTCGTACCAACATACTAGATAAGGGAGATCATTGGGAGGATGGCGATAGTATAAGGGTGCAAGCTTTCGCGGGAGATTCAACAGGTTACGCTCTTTTTACTTTTTCCAATTCCAATGGAATAGGAAGATGGTCACGTGATAGGCAGTTTTGTTGGTTAGATTTGAATTCCAACCATACAATATGGGCATCATATCCTTGTGATTGTGAATGTTTTTCCTTTGAGTTGCCTGCTGAACAGGAAACATTGAAAAAGCTAAAAAAAGCAGACTACATGAACGGTTCATGGCAAGGAGATCCATATGATAACACAACTATAAGTATACAGATGCAGCATAGAATGTCAATAGTCACCGTAGACTATGAAATTGGCAGTTCGGATTTTGAAGGCAGTCCTTCGCCCACCAAGGTTGAAGTTCTTTCAAAGAACTATCAGGTAAAATTTGACACGGAAGGAAAAATCACTTCTTTAACCGGAGGAGATAAATGGGTAACCGCCCACTTGCATGACGGCAATAAGTTTTCTGCCATCGTTACGCCTGGTAAATATCAAGCCAATGAGGTGTTTATGCGCATCACCCTTAACGGGAAGGAATATAACGTGGCAATAAAGATTGATACAGAATTCTATGAAGGATACCGTCATGATTTTCATCTTAAGATGGGTAAGAAGAAATGCGATCTGGTTCCGGTAAGTGAAGACAACTTATCTGGTTGGACTACAGAAGAAGAACTAAAATGA